A DNA window from Methanocella sp. contains the following coding sequences:
- a CDS encoding glutaredoxin family protein produces the protein MPKVSMYTLSTCPWCRKTKQFFRDRNISFDFIDYDLADNAEQDRIVADMRKHTSHISFPYVVIGDKVVQGYNPEQYEQILKESGQ, from the coding sequence ATGCCCAAAGTATCCATGTATACGCTCAGCACGTGCCCCTGGTGCCGTAAGACAAAGCAGTTCTTCAGGGACCGGAACATATCCTTCGACTTTATCGACTACGACTTAGCCGATAATGCCGAGCAGGACCGCATCGTCGCCGATATGCGGAAGCATACCAGTCACATCTCTTTCCCGTATGTGGTCATCGGTGATAAGGTCGTCCAGGGCTATAACCCCGAACAGTACGAGCAGATACTGAAGGAGTCGGGCCAATGA
- the gltA gene encoding NADPH-dependent glutamate synthase — protein MPKLPPTNIDRRRRTPMQEQAPAARAKNFAEVALGYTGEEAMKEAKRCLQCDAPMCKEGCPVGIDIPKFVRETAEGRFEEAARTLKESNNLPAICGRVCPQESQCEKKCILGMKWSPLAIGRLERFIADNEKAAAKADIKPNGRKVAVIGSGPAGLTAAADLARMGYGVTIFEALHKPGGVLTYGIPEFRLPKEIVKKEVDYVRSLGVEIRLNSIIGKTITIDEIFARGYEAVFVGSGAGLPTFMHIPGENLNGVYSANEFLTRVNLMKAFLFPEYDTPIQRGRSVAVVGGGNVAMDAARTAKRMGAEHVYLIYRRGEDEMPARREELEHAREEGIEFKLLMNPTKVMGDNQRNVRAIELICMELGEPDASGRRSPVCREGSETTLDVDTVIIAIGTSPNPLIVKTTPGLKTGKHGVIEVEPYTFKTSREGVFAGGDIVSGAATVISAMGQAKEAAKAIDEYLKNKV, from the coding sequence ATGCCTAAGCTCCCGCCAACAAACATAGACCGCCGCCGGCGCACGCCCATGCAGGAGCAGGCGCCTGCCGCCAGGGCGAAAAACTTCGCCGAGGTCGCCCTTGGATATACGGGAGAGGAGGCCATGAAAGAGGCGAAGCGCTGTCTCCAGTGCGACGCCCCGATGTGTAAAGAGGGCTGCCCCGTGGGCATCGACATCCCGAAGTTCGTCCGCGAGACCGCGGAGGGCAGGTTCGAGGAGGCCGCGAGGACGCTGAAGGAGTCGAACAATCTACCGGCCATATGCGGGCGAGTCTGCCCCCAGGAGTCCCAGTGCGAGAAGAAATGTATCCTGGGTATGAAGTGGAGCCCGCTCGCCATCGGGCGGCTTGAGCGCTTCATCGCCGATAATGAGAAGGCTGCCGCTAAGGCCGACATCAAGCCCAACGGCCGGAAAGTGGCTGTCATCGGCTCGGGCCCGGCGGGGCTGACGGCCGCCGCGGACCTCGCCCGCATGGGCTACGGCGTTACGATCTTTGAGGCGCTGCATAAGCCCGGCGGCGTGCTCACATACGGCATCCCGGAATTCCGTCTGCCTAAGGAGATCGTGAAAAAAGAGGTCGATTATGTCCGAAGCCTGGGCGTCGAGATACGCCTGAACAGTATCATCGGCAAGACTATCACCATCGACGAGATCTTTGCCCGGGGGTATGAGGCCGTGTTCGTCGGAAGCGGCGCAGGCCTCCCGACGTTCATGCACATTCCCGGCGAGAACCTGAACGGCGTCTATTCAGCCAATGAATTTTTAACGCGGGTCAACCTCATGAAGGCGTTCCTGTTCCCGGAGTACGACACGCCGATCCAGCGCGGCCGGAGCGTGGCCGTTGTGGGCGGGGGTAACGTCGCAATGGACGCCGCCCGCACGGCAAAGCGCATGGGCGCCGAGCACGTCTATTTAATATATCGCCGGGGCGAGGATGAGATGCCCGCCCGGCGCGAGGAATTAGAACACGCCAGGGAAGAGGGCATCGAATTTAAGCTTTTAATGAACCCGACAAAGGTCATGGGCGACAACCAGCGGAACGTCAGGGCGATCGAGCTGATATGCATGGAGCTGGGCGAGCCGGACGCGAGCGGCCGCCGCTCTCCGGTGTGCAGGGAAGGCTCGGAAACGACGCTGGACGTGGACACGGTCATCATCGCCATCGGCACGTCGCCCAACCCTCTCATCGTAAAGACCACGCCCGGTCTGAAGACCGGCAAGCACGGCGTCATCGAAGTAGAGCCCTATACCTTTAAGACGTCCCGGGAGGGCGTGTTCGCCGGCGGTGACATCGTGTCGGGAGCGGCTACGGTCATCAGCGCCATGGGACAGGCTAAGGAAGCCGCAAAGGCTATTGACGAATACCTCAAAAACAAGGTATAA
- a CDS encoding threonine synthase yields MHFSCERCGKSYPLKGLAYKCDCGGLFTLRKIGKEKVDLPVSLGEATTPLLKKEIYGARVYFKMDHMMPTGSFKDRGSVVLANMLKELGIEEVVEDSSGNAGASIAAYCSAAGIKSHIYVPEGTPQAKLKQIAAYGADIVKVPGPRENASKAAQEAAKKTYYASHVYNPLFFEGTKSMAYEIYVQIGFPDIIFVPAGNGSLLLGAYIGFKELGFLPRLIAVQSENCCPLYSKFYDLPAAEPKPTIAEGIAIAEPPRLDEMAAAVRESGGSVMTISDDEIRAAGEMLGHMGIYVEDTSAVVVAAARRHFKSGINNMRKVVLPLTGSGLKQ; encoded by the coding sequence ATGCATTTTTCCTGCGAGCGATGCGGAAAGTCGTACCCGCTGAAGGGCCTTGCCTATAAATGCGACTGCGGCGGCCTCTTTACGCTGAGAAAGATCGGGAAGGAGAAGGTTGACTTACCCGTATCGCTGGGAGAGGCGACCACGCCCCTGCTGAAGAAGGAGATCTACGGCGCCCGCGTCTATTTCAAGATGGACCATATGATGCCCACGGGCTCCTTCAAGGACCGGGGCTCCGTCGTGCTCGCCAACATGCTAAAAGAGCTGGGCATCGAAGAGGTCGTAGAGGACTCTTCCGGCAATGCGGGCGCGTCCATCGCCGCATATTGCTCTGCGGCGGGCATTAAGAGCCACATATATGTGCCCGAAGGGACCCCGCAGGCGAAGCTTAAGCAGATCGCCGCCTACGGCGCGGACATCGTAAAGGTGCCCGGGCCGAGGGAGAATGCATCAAAGGCCGCGCAGGAAGCGGCGAAAAAAACGTACTACGCGTCTCACGTATATAATCCGCTGTTTTTCGAGGGCACGAAGTCCATGGCCTACGAGATCTACGTTCAGATAGGCTTCCCGGATATCATATTCGTGCCCGCGGGCAACGGCAGCCTGCTCCTGGGCGCCTATATCGGCTTTAAGGAGCTAGGTTTTCTCCCCCGGCTAATCGCCGTGCAGAGCGAGAACTGCTGCCCGCTGTACAGCAAATTCTACGACCTGCCGGCAGCGGAGCCGAAGCCGACAATTGCGGAGGGCATCGCCATCGCGGAGCCGCCTCGCCTGGACGAGATGGCCGCCGCCGTTAGGGAAAGCGGCGGGAGCGTCATGACGATCTCGGACGACGAGATACGGGCTGCCGGCGAGATGCTCGGGCACATGGGCATCTACGTCGAAGACACCTCTGCCGTGGTCGTGGCCGCCGCCAGGCGGCACTTCAAGAGCGGCATCAACAACATGCGGAAGGTCGTGCTCCCGCTGACGGGATCGGGGCTGAAGCAGTAG
- a CDS encoding WD40 repeat domain-containing protein gives MQPESILSPEWKRGINGKVTAIHMTPDGSFVAAGSGDHDVYLMSFSGKLLWASTTGDDVQYVKVSDDGSFVASCSKDNTVSFFDKRGNELWASRMSRRINTLDMAPDGSLVVAGTEDGVLKAFNEQGSVLWSRELHKPVNSVSISGSGSLVIAGANTNKAYMLTRDGSLRWEFPAASPVVYVYTSIDGEISYALESNNNEFHQISDRGGELSSNTYSQRILDISITDDGRYVAIAFSNGFIYYTEKNGHMLWRQSVPGPITSVKISADGSLVFATSAQKAVYILNKKGAVLLNYHFDGPAECSGSSAEGDYLAVGALDTVYMFALPKYLEYVVREQVKVSKLIKADEDRRYRPDASQAVYPGAPNGGANTCRKCGAPILPGRELCNYCEIMQRRNGSR, from the coding sequence ATGCAGCCAGAATCAATACTCAGCCCGGAGTGGAAACGAGGTATCAACGGTAAGGTAACCGCCATCCATATGACGCCGGACGGATCGTTCGTCGCGGCGGGCTCCGGCGACCATGACGTATATCTCATGAGCTTTAGCGGCAAGCTCCTGTGGGCAAGCACCACGGGGGACGACGTGCAGTACGTGAAGGTGTCCGACGACGGGAGCTTCGTGGCTTCCTGCTCGAAGGACAACACCGTCTCATTCTTCGATAAGCGCGGCAACGAGCTATGGGCGAGCCGCATGAGCCGGCGCATCAACACGCTGGACATGGCGCCCGACGGCTCGCTCGTCGTGGCGGGCACCGAGGACGGCGTCCTGAAGGCCTTCAACGAGCAGGGCAGCGTGCTCTGGTCGCGGGAATTGCACAAGCCCGTGAACTCGGTCTCGATATCGGGCAGCGGCAGTCTCGTCATTGCCGGCGCCAACACGAATAAGGCGTACATGCTCACGCGGGACGGCAGCCTGCGCTGGGAGTTCCCGGCGGCCTCGCCGGTCGTATACGTCTATACGTCCATAGACGGCGAGATCAGCTACGCCCTGGAGTCCAATAACAACGAGTTCCACCAGATCAGCGACCGGGGCGGAGAGCTGTCGAGCAATACCTATTCGCAGCGGATCCTGGATATTTCGATCACGGACGACGGCCGCTACGTGGCCATCGCCTTTTCCAACGGCTTCATCTATTATACTGAAAAGAACGGGCACATGCTCTGGCGGCAGTCGGTGCCCGGACCCATCACCAGCGTGAAGATCTCGGCCGACGGCAGCCTCGTATTCGCCACGTCCGCCCAGAAGGCCGTCTACATTCTCAATAAAAAAGGCGCGGTCCTGCTGAACTACCACTTCGACGGCCCCGCAGAATGCTCCGGCAGCAGCGCGGAAGGCGACTACCTCGCCGTGGGCGCGCTCGACACGGTCTACATGTTCGCTCTGCCCAAGTACCTTGAATACGTGGTAAGGGAACAGGTCAAGGTCTCGAAATTAATAAAAGCCGACGAGGACCGTCGCTACCGGCCGGACGCCAGCCAGGCGGTCTACCCCGGGGCCCCGAATGGGGGCGCGAACACCTGCCGCAAGTGCGGCGCTCCGATCCTGCCGGGCCGCGAGCTTTGTAACTATTGCGAGATAATGCAGCGCCGTAACGGCTCGCGGTGA
- a CDS encoding ferredoxin-thioredoxin reductase catalytic domain-containing protein, translated as MTADLEARKNALRHFFAPIVDKLGYKFTPDKDMEDFLLEQEVKLEDKWGIPYCPCQAILHNRQEDMKIVCPCIPFHRKHFDAMKRCWCGLYVHKDVIDPNNLKQIPLSELEAEK; from the coding sequence ATGACTGCCGATCTTGAGGCGAGGAAAAACGCTTTGAGGCATTTCTTCGCGCCCATCGTGGATAAGCTGGGCTATAAGTTCACCCCGGACAAGGATATGGAGGACTTTCTGCTCGAGCAGGAGGTCAAGCTCGAGGATAAGTGGGGGATCCCGTACTGTCCCTGCCAGGCCATTCTCCACAATCGCCAGGAGGACATGAAGATCGTTTGTCCATGTATACCCTTTCACAGGAAACATTTCGACGCCATGAAGCGCTGCTGGTGCGGCCTCTATGTCCATAAAGACGTCATCGATCCGAACAATTTAAAACAGATACCGTTGTCTGAGCTGGAGGCGGAAAAGTGA
- the glmS gene encoding glutamine--fructose-6-phosphate transaminase (isomerizing), with the protein MCGIVGYVGNGNTRDMLIDSLSMLEYRGYDSAGLALACPDDMKVIKTTEMISKLKEIVPSSIYACAGIGHTRWATHGKPSDANAHPHQDCTHRIAVAHNGIIENYQELKERLIQNGHLFVSETDTEVIAHLIEEYYKGDTLTAILETVRQLAGSFALLIVNEDEPDKLFAVKKDSPLVLGIGEGQYFVASDATAFAKYTKKVLYLKDGDAAVITKAGVYVCDFNGIRVVRPIQTLEWNTEESGVCGYAHYMLKEIHEQPKSLNDAMIARIDALKGTIDLSELNLTTDQIARFRRVIVVACGTSYHAGLLGKYAIERLTDLPVSVEIGSEFRYASRLLTQDTLIIAISQSGETADTIAAVKDAVQKGIHVIAITNVFGSTITREASSTIYMHAGPEIGVAATKTFTSQVMVLYMLALYLSKQRDSLSPQDLKQMIVSLKSVPQKVQQVLEQESYINEMSRLFASSGSFFFIGRNMNYPVALEGSLKIKEIAYVFSEGFAAGELKHGPIALITTQVPVVAIATRSPTYDKTISNIKEIMARDAMVVAIASESDNSIDQLTKLVIKVPDACEFTSPILSSVVLQLLSYYTALYRGCPIDKPRNLAKSVTVE; encoded by the coding sequence ATGTGCGGCATCGTAGGATACGTTGGTAACGGCAATACACGGGATATGCTCATCGATTCTCTCAGCATGCTCGAATATCGCGGCTATGATTCCGCCGGGCTGGCGCTGGCCTGCCCCGACGACATGAAGGTCATCAAGACCACCGAGATGATATCGAAGCTCAAGGAGATCGTGCCCTCGTCCATTTATGCCTGTGCCGGCATCGGCCACACGCGCTGGGCGACCCACGGGAAGCCATCCGACGCGAACGCCCACCCGCACCAGGACTGTACCCACCGCATCGCCGTAGCGCACAACGGCATCATCGAAAATTATCAGGAGTTAAAAGAGAGACTCATCCAAAACGGCCACCTGTTCGTATCGGAGACGGACACCGAAGTCATCGCCCACCTCATCGAGGAGTACTATAAGGGCGACACGCTGACCGCCATACTGGAGACCGTGCGCCAGCTCGCAGGCTCTTTTGCCCTGTTGATCGTGAACGAGGACGAGCCCGATAAGCTCTTTGCCGTAAAGAAGGATAGTCCGCTCGTCCTGGGCATCGGCGAAGGCCAGTACTTCGTCGCCTCCGATGCCACGGCCTTCGCGAAATATACGAAAAAGGTCCTCTACCTGAAGGACGGCGACGCCGCCGTCATCACCAAAGCCGGAGTCTACGTCTGCGACTTCAACGGCATCCGTGTCGTGCGCCCGATACAGACGCTCGAGTGGAACACGGAGGAATCGGGCGTCTGCGGGTACGCCCACTATATGCTCAAGGAGATCCACGAGCAGCCGAAATCCCTGAATGATGCTATGATCGCGCGCATAGACGCGCTGAAGGGCACCATTGACCTCTCCGAGCTTAACCTCACCACGGATCAGATCGCCAGGTTCCGGCGGGTCATCGTCGTGGCATGCGGCACGTCCTACCATGCCGGCCTGCTCGGTAAATATGCCATCGAGCGGTTAACCGACCTGCCGGTGAGCGTCGAGATCGGCTCCGAGTTCCGGTACGCGTCCCGCCTCCTCACCCAGGACACGCTCATCATCGCAATATCGCAGTCCGGCGAGACCGCCGACACCATTGCCGCCGTGAAGGACGCCGTCCAGAAGGGCATCCACGTCATCGCGATCACAAATGTGTTTGGCAGCACCATCACCCGCGAGGCATCGAGCACGATCTACATGCATGCGGGGCCGGAGATCGGCGTCGCGGCGACGAAGACCTTCACCTCCCAGGTCATGGTCCTCTATATGCTGGCCCTCTATCTGAGCAAGCAGCGTGACAGCTTATCCCCTCAGGATTTGAAGCAGATGATCGTCTCGCTAAAGAGTGTCCCCCAGAAGGTCCAGCAGGTGCTGGAGCAGGAGTCGTACATAAACGAGATGTCCCGGCTCTTCGCGAGCTCCGGCTCGTTCTTCTTTATCGGGCGCAACATGAACTACCCGGTGGCCCTGGAGGGCTCGCTCAAGATCAAGGAGATCGCCTATGTGTTCTCGGAAGGGTTCGCGGCCGGCGAGCTCAAGCATGGGCCCATCGCGCTGATCACGACGCAGGTGCCCGTCGTCGCCATCGCGACCCGCTCGCCGACTTACGATAAGACCATCAGCAATATCAAGGAGATCATGGCCCGGGACGCCATGGTGGTCGCCATCGCCAGCGAGAGCGATAATAGCATCGACCAGCTCACAAAGCTCGTCATTAAGGTGCCCGATGCCTGTGAGTTCACCTCGCCCATTCTGTCGTCGGTCGTATTGCAGCTTCTCTCCTACTATACCGCCCTGTACCGCGGCTGTCCCATCGATAAGCCCCGTAACCTTGCGAAATCGGTTACCGTAGAATGA
- a CDS encoding sulfide/dihydroorotate dehydrogenase-like FAD/NAD-binding protein — protein MHRIVRKKELASGTTLFEVEAPDVARRAKPGQFVVIRIDEAGERIPLTIADFDRETGTVTLVALSVGKTTIMLSKLNEGDLILDLAGPLGNPGEIIENGTVVCIGGGLGIAPIYPIARELKAKGNKVISIIGARNASLLFWEDRMKEVSDELHIVTDDGSRGRKGFAVHPLMDLINAGVKLDRVIIIGSAIMMKVTAEATRAHGIKTIVSLNPIMVDGTGMCGSCRVTVGGKVKFACVDGPEFDGHQVDFDELMARLRMYTGQEKLALERYTHEIEGVPQCLSSRQQT, from the coding sequence TTGCACAGGATCGTCAGGAAAAAAGAGCTTGCTTCTGGTACTACATTATTCGAGGTGGAGGCGCCGGACGTGGCCCGTAGGGCAAAGCCGGGACAGTTCGTCGTCATCCGGATCGACGAGGCAGGCGAGCGCATTCCGCTCACCATCGCCGATTTTGACCGAGAGACGGGCACCGTCACGCTGGTAGCGCTGTCCGTAGGCAAGACCACCATCATGCTTTCTAAGCTGAATGAAGGCGACCTGATACTGGACCTGGCCGGCCCGCTGGGGAACCCGGGGGAGATCATCGAGAATGGCACCGTCGTATGCATCGGCGGCGGCCTGGGTATCGCGCCAATTTACCCCATCGCCCGGGAGTTGAAGGCTAAGGGCAACAAAGTGATCTCGATCATCGGCGCGAGGAACGCCTCACTCTTATTCTGGGAAGACCGCATGAAGGAGGTCAGCGACGAGCTGCACATCGTCACGGATGACGGCTCCCGCGGTCGGAAGGGCTTCGCGGTCCACCCGCTCATGGACCTTATTAATGCCGGTGTGAAGCTCGACCGCGTCATCATCATCGGCTCTGCCATCATGATGAAGGTCACGGCCGAGGCGACCAGGGCCCATGGAATTAAAACTATTGTTAGCTTGAACCCCATCATGGTAGACGGAACGGGCATGTGCGGCTCGTGCCGGGTCACTGTAGGGGGTAAAGTAAAGTTCGCCTGCGTGGACGGGCCCGAGTTCGACGGCCACCAGGTCGACTTCGACGAGCTGATGGCCCGGCTAAGGATGTATACGGGTCAGGAAAAACTGGCACTTGAAAGATATACTCACGAGATCGAGGGGGTGCCCCAATGCCTAAGCTCCCGCCAACAAACATAG
- a CDS encoding class I SAM-dependent methyltransferase gives MTFIQGPFYKKYVADMELKGDESVLEFGPGSGKMSRYLAESLPDGRLTIVDLSKAWLGLIRKKLMKYPNVDLKQGKIMDLPIADGSYDVVVASFVIHDVDEDERQRVVDTLAGKLKSGGRMFVRDPEVSGRNGHGITGADLRSVMRNSGLNELSFKRLKPFYMGPMNEGVYIKE, from the coding sequence ATGACGTTCATCCAGGGGCCCTTTTATAAAAAATATGTGGCAGATATGGAATTGAAAGGCGACGAGAGCGTGCTCGAGTTCGGCCCGGGCTCGGGAAAGATGTCCAGATATCTTGCGGAGTCTTTGCCGGACGGGCGTCTGACCATCGTTGACCTGTCGAAAGCGTGGCTCGGCCTGATACGAAAAAAGTTGATGAAATACCCGAACGTGGACCTTAAGCAGGGAAAGATCATGGACCTGCCCATCGCCGATGGCTCCTATGATGTGGTGGTCGCCAGCTTCGTGATCCACGACGTCGACGAGGACGAGAGGCAGAGGGTCGTCGATACACTGGCCGGGAAGCTGAAGAGTGGCGGGAGGATGTTCGTCCGGGACCCGGAAGTGAGTGGCCGTAACGGGCACGGCATCACGGGCGCAGACCTGCGCAGCGTCATGCGAAATAGCGGCCTGAACGAGCTGTCCTTTAAAAGGTTAAAGCCATTCTACATGGGCCCGATGAACGAGGGCGTATACATCAAAGAATAG
- a CDS encoding Rieske (2Fe-2S) protein: MVISQQHGPQWVFAMEEKKLKENGMGVAYPKGLPVLLIKKEGRIYAISNKCAHMACALSGGTLFGFMLKCPCHDWLYDIRTGQFFNAPEIRLPVYESRIDDGSIFINVGGPD, translated from the coding sequence ATGGTCATTTCTCAACAGCATGGCCCCCAATGGGTCTTCGCCATGGAAGAAAAAAAGCTCAAGGAGAACGGCATGGGCGTCGCATACCCGAAAGGCCTGCCGGTGCTCCTCATTAAAAAGGAGGGGCGGATCTACGCTATCTCCAACAAGTGTGCCCACATGGCCTGTGCGCTGTCGGGAGGCACGCTCTTCGGCTTCATGCTCAAGTGCCCGTGCCACGACTGGCTCTACGATATCCGGACGGGCCAGTTCTTTAATGCCCCTGAGATCCGGCTGCCCGTCTATGAGTCCCGGATCGATGATGGCAGTATCTTTATCAACGTTGGAGGCCCGGATTAA
- a CDS encoding CorA family divalent cation transporter, translating into MDVTAAQQPQIISKPPANFAVALHMDGHVDKLADKTLEEYLAFTKDASVVWIDYTTKEVERDLDKIALTMGFTQTPIQKMLSGYDYSAYEDSDTELGIILPIVKVDGFEIAVQRLVILIRGNFLLTVHSENVTALVKFSRYSQTFLKKLKAESLPDKITLILERIIDENNDRNFEYLREIEKHGDEISKQLTDEDVSKKVLAQNIYGMKHVLIGYLNVLWAIKDVIDSLQYGDADLVTDDERLLARIGILSTNIDRHIELSEQMSNVLASGLEVMQSIYNNKLQSLNNRFALVTAYLTVLGTAALVPNTLATIAGTNVFNNWSAQPWWFMPMLIIATILSTAISLIWVISVWRRKGDDYL; encoded by the coding sequence TTGGATGTCACGGCAGCACAGCAACCCCAGATCATCAGTAAGCCGCCCGCGAATTTTGCGGTAGCTCTGCACATGGACGGGCATGTGGATAAACTGGCGGATAAGACGCTCGAGGAATACCTGGCTTTTACGAAGGACGCAAGCGTTGTCTGGATCGATTATACGACGAAGGAAGTGGAGAGGGACCTGGATAAGATCGCGCTGACAATGGGCTTCACTCAGACGCCTATCCAGAAGATGCTGTCGGGATACGACTATTCCGCCTACGAGGACTCTGATACGGAATTGGGCATCATCCTGCCCATCGTAAAAGTGGATGGTTTCGAAATAGCCGTCCAGCGCCTCGTTATCCTCATACGGGGTAACTTCCTCCTGACCGTGCACAGCGAGAATGTCACAGCCCTGGTTAAATTCTCCCGCTACTCGCAGACGTTCCTGAAAAAGCTCAAGGCGGAGTCGCTCCCCGACAAGATTACGCTCATCCTCGAAAGGATCATCGACGAGAACAATGACCGGAATTTCGAGTATCTGCGTGAGATAGAGAAGCACGGCGACGAGATCAGCAAGCAGCTCACCGACGAGGATGTGAGTAAAAAGGTGCTCGCGCAGAACATCTACGGCATGAAGCACGTGCTGATAGGGTACCTAAACGTCCTGTGGGCCATCAAGGACGTTATCGATTCGCTACAGTACGGCGACGCGGACCTGGTCACGGACGACGAGAGGCTCCTGGCCCGGATAGGCATCCTGTCTACGAATATCGACCGGCACATCGAGCTCTCGGAGCAGATGTCGAACGTGCTGGCGTCAGGCCTCGAGGTCATGCAGAGCATTTACAACAACAAGCTGCAGTCCCTGAACAACCGTTTTGCGCTCGTCACGGCTTACCTGACGGTGCTCGGCACGGCAGCATTGGTTCCCAACACCCTGGCGACGATCGCCGGAACGAACGTCTTCAATAATTGGAGTGCCCAGCCCTGGTGGTTCATGCCGATGCTCATCATAGCTACGATACTCTCCACCGCCATATCGCTTATCTGGGTCATCAGCGTTTGGAGGAGAAAGGGGGACGATTATCTCTAA
- a CDS encoding Rieske (2Fe-2S) protein — translation MIEIAKKGDLLPGGMMYVKAGDKEFCLCNVNGEYYVVDRRCGHMNAPLNMGTLDGYILTCGMHSVSFDVRTGKALSPMVPHYLPPIPQKGAVVDNVGGWIEELIKHVSICDVKTYRAIVDGDKIKVDL, via the coding sequence GTGATCGAGATCGCGAAAAAAGGCGACCTACTCCCTGGAGGCATGATGTACGTGAAGGCGGGGGATAAGGAGTTTTGCCTCTGTAACGTGAACGGCGAATACTATGTCGTCGACCGCCGGTGCGGCCATATGAACGCCCCCCTGAACATGGGCACGCTGGATGGCTACATCCTGACCTGCGGGATGCACAGCGTGTCGTTCGACGTGCGGACCGGAAAGGCCTTGAGCCCGATGGTGCCGCACTACCTGCCGCCCATACCGCAAAAGGGCGCGGTCGTCGATAACGTCGGCGGCTGGATCGAAGAATTAATAAAACACGTCTCGATCTGCGATGTGAAGACTTACAGGGCCATTGTCGACGGGGACAAGATCAAAGTCGACCTGTAG
- a CDS encoding GNAT family N-acetyltransferase yields the protein MSEQRIRTAHMELIPGTPEILKAEMEGSEALAAALEAKVIEGWPPEIWKDAVEEFLIRLERHPGLTGWLNWYWILVEDDTRTLIGSGGFTGAPFNGQLMIGYSVLDRYQHQGYGTEAVNALVNWAFSKPGVQLIVAETHAGNKGSIRLLEKCGFEYRGKGFENGTIRYAIPREKWLLAKK from the coding sequence ATGTCGGAGCAAAGAATACGTACCGCTCACATGGAGCTCATTCCGGGCACGCCCGAAATTCTCAAGGCCGAGATGGAAGGCAGCGAAGCCCTCGCCGCGGCCCTCGAGGCGAAGGTCATCGAGGGTTGGCCGCCCGAGATCTGGAAGGACGCGGTCGAAGAGTTCCTGATACGGCTCGAGAGGCATCCCGGCCTCACGGGCTGGCTCAACTGGTACTGGATACTCGTCGAGGACGATACGCGCACGCTCATCGGTTCGGGCGGCTTCACCGGCGCGCCCTTCAATGGCCAGCTCATGATCGGCTATTCGGTGCTGGACCGCTACCAGCATCAGGGGTATGGCACCGAGGCCGTCAACGCGTTAGTGAACTGGGCCTTCTCGAAGCCTGGCGTCCAGCTCATCGTCGCCGAGACCCACGCCGGTAACAAAGGCTCCATTAGGCTCCTGGAGAAGTGCGGCTTCGAGTACCGGGGCAAAGGGTTCGAGAACGGCACGATCCGGTATGCCATACCGAGAGAAAAGTGGCTTCTCGCGAAAAAATAG